AGGCCAGAGCCGAAGGTCAAAAACAGATGTCGTGTCAGAACCGTGAGAGAACTGAAATGAGGATTGACTGCTTGCTTCATGTGTGCCCTCTCCGTGCTCCATGTCTCAGGATCCAGCCTCTATCCGAGGCACTGGACGACCTCTACAAAGAGTTCAACGCTCTCAAGTCTCACCTTGGTGACCTGACCGAGAAGTTCGCCGCCATCGAGACCTTCATTGACGAGCTGAAGGCGAACCGAGTCCCGAACTCTCCAGCTCGAGACCCAGCTCCGGCCCCCAGGCAGACCGGCCGGAGGGTCGTGAAGAAGAAGCCCACCACCTCATAAACCAACTGCTCTGGCTTGGTTTGTCAGAATCAAACTCACACGAAACATTGTCGCTTGTGAAACTAGCTGAGACACAAAAACTAAATGTCGACTCGtccaaaaataatcataaaataattagtcagaacaaaacaaaatggagtCTCTGAAAACGTGAGTTTGTTTTAACGAACTAAAACCTTTTATATGTTTCTTTCACAGTTTATCTTCTGCCCAGGAGAGGGCGCACTTTCAGCTTTGTGATCTCATGCAGCCTGAAGTGTGTCCCAACTTCCCCTTCATCTGGCTCTGCCTGTCTGCTGCGccccacctgtctgtctgtctctaacCTGTCTTCAGGTGTCAGTCCTCCACCTGTGGCTTGCCTGTCACCTGTCTGTCCTCCCATCTGATGTCTACCACTGGCCAGGCATGTCTCACCTGTCGTCTGTCATCACCTGTCTCCCTGGTCATTTGAGCTGACATTAAAAGCATGAACTGACGagcctgatgatgtcatcattatgTTTGACATGAGGGGGTCACCAGTGCAGACGGGATGGATCTGTGCGCCGTGACAGGGACTGGACTTCTTCTACTTCAATAAGACAGCTGACTGTGGGCCTGAAATCTTGCCTCACGTCACGTGGCAGCCGGTGGCAAACACGtgtcgacctctgacctccagaaTTCACAAGAGAATATTGATCTCCACGGACTCAAGGTCTCCACTGTCCCTGCTCCCCCCCACCCATCCAAGGCCAATGTGAGATTGATGGACATTTCCCTGACGCGTCAATCACCTGCAGACAACTTCACTGCTGGAGTGATGATCAGCACCTGAAGGAATGAGATGGTGGGCGGAGGACGTTGTGATGTGAGACACGGAGGAGGACTGGAAGAGGTTCCGCTCCCAGGCTGCCTGCAGGTTCTGGCGTTATTGAAGAGCAAGATGTGACTGAGAGCTGATGAGGGACCTTCAGGAGCTTTCTGCTCCGCTGAACATTTTCATCTTGTCCTTGGTCCAGGAGGACTTGAAGACTGGAGCTAGTCAGTTGCTGGTTCAATTCCTTGATGAGTGCAAACACACGGAGACGGTAATCCATGTCCCAGTCCTAATCCAGGGCCAGCTGTCCGAGGCCTCAGCCAACTGTGCTGCTtgtgtgaacgtgtgtgtgtgtgtgtgtgtgtgttacagctGTCTCACATGTGGCCGTGACTCAGACGACAGACGGCGTCGCAGCGGCTCCTCAGGTGAGATGCAGGTTCATCAGTCGCCGTGGAAACACtcgcatgagtgtgtgtgtaggacaggTTCAGGTGTTTCATTAATGTGGATTATCGCATCCTGTGCAATCTGCTGGTCACTCCAGCTGGTCCTGGTCCTTGGACTGGACCCAAACCTGCTTCCAGGTGCCCCAGGTGCTTGTCATGATCAGAGCCCTCAGCTGTGCTCAGGTCCTGAGCCGCACCTCTCGAACCCACAGAGACTGAGTGACCCGGGTCCCAGCTGGGGCGGTCTCAGTGGACTCACAGAACCCAAGCATGATCCAGAAATGGTGACCCAACACACGTCTCGTGCTAGACATTTTGTAAACAGCACAACAAGCAGTGGACACCTCTGTGAGAGCTCACTCACTGTCAACAGGCACTGGACAGCACGGCGAACACTGACAAGAGgcgcggacacacacacacacacacacacatcaatcaCTCATGAATGGACAGTCCACGGTTCCAGATCATTGTGCGTGTGAATGCGTGCGTGTGCCGGCCTTGTAGTGCTGACCCTCTTGTCCAGATCGATCAGCAGGTCACCTCCTGGACAAAGTGGTGATGGAGAGGTGCACCTGGAGGACCGAGGCAGGGTCAACACTCGTCTGTCGTTGCCTTCCcatctgaagttttcatgtCAGCCTGTGAGTAAATGAGGCAGGCTGAATGTTCGCATCGAAACCTGTGATGCTTTATTTACAACAGTGTTAGAAAATGTCATTAAAACTGTCGCTCAAAAGTCATAAATCTCACAGTCAATAAGGGGGAGGAAATCAATGTGCAATAGGAAGAAATGTCCCAGTGGCAGGATAAAAACACTCACCTCCTGAAATATATCCTTCATTTTTGGCTTAGTTACACGTCAGAAAATCACCATCTAATTTTACTTCTCCAGAAAGTAAAGACGTTTTGGGAGAACAGTGAATGTGACGCATGAGCTGGGGGTaggggaggggggaggtgatGGGGGAGTCGACCTGCCTCCCTCCCGGATCCCGCATCACTCCGCTGCTGGTCCTCAGCTGGGTCACATCAGAGTCCCGGTCCCCCGGACGGACCAGCTGGCCGGAGCAGAGCCGGTCAGAGACGTCCTTCCTCCGTGCGTCGGCGCCGCGTCACTGGACGGAGTTGCGACGATGAAGACGACACGCAAATGCCGTGCTCTGCTGTCGGTGTCGCTGAACTTCGTGGCGCTGTTGTGCGCCACCACCGCCTTCTTCACCACCTACTGGTGCGCCGGCACCCAGAGGGTCCCCAAACCCACCTGCAGCAAGCTGCGCCGCCACAACTGCATCGACTATGGGGTCAACGAGACGGACCAGAACAAGGTCCACTACAGTTGGGAGACAGGGGACGACCGCTTCCTCTTCCGCCGCTTTCACACCGGCATCTGGTACTCGTGTGAAGAGAACATCCACGGACCAGGTCGGTACTCCTGATGCGGTCAGTCACCTTGACCCAAGCAGTTGAAAGAGAAGACGAAAAGAATCTGGTTCTTAGTTTGGCCAGTTCTGTTCTGAAGCGCAACTAAGTGTGAAGAACCATTTAGTCCGACGAAGTCtcttacactttttttttttatttaattcaaaatCTGTCCTCAGTGGTAGCTTGAGGTGAATGTTCCtgaaattattttgttgtgttctGACAAAGGCTTTCGTATTCCTCTCCGGCACCTGGCCTGCGTCAAGATAGGTCCTCTTGTATTGACTTATTTGTTTACTTGTAGTGTAAGGATGTTGTTTTTGGGCGCGAAAGGTATGTTTAGTTGAAGACAAATTAAGATTGTCTTTGGTTTCAGACCAGGTCTGCAGTGACAAGTCGACTATAATGGACTATTAAATGAGTTGCCGCCTAGTTCCATGGAGTCGTGACAATCCAAAgaagagaaatggctgaggctacGCCACCATTGCGACCCATTATGTCGTGTAGtgcatttcaaattcaaatctgaAGTTTCAAAGCAGCGTTGAAGTCTGTTTCTGTCTGGAGACTCTTGTTGGGAACCTGCTCAGTAGCAGCTCAAAGTCGTCAGTCAGGAAAAAGCTGGAAAACTTCATCAGCTGATTAAACGGGATCCCAGGGCTCGCCGGAGCTTCAGGTTAATTGACAGcatgagcgtgtgtgtttgtgcgtgtgtgcacgCGGGTGTTGCTAACGATGCCGCTAGCCCGTCAGGTCGCAGACTttaattacatttcacattCTGCTCATCTCTGCCTCCCAGACTCGCGTGACTTGTTGACACCTCGCCTTTGCATCCAGATTGTTTGCTCCAGAGTCGTGGAACACTCCTGCTATTGACTTGTGAAACCATCAGCTGTGGTGTCTTTGTCGTGTTCACCTCCGAACTCACTCACCTCACCCCCAACATTCTGATATTCTGTCAATGATTCTCTCACTTTTCTCTTCACGGCTCACTTCTTCGCCACCTCTCCATTATCACTCACCCACACTCACCTCTTAAACTCTTCCTCTTTGACCCCCCTTGTCGTCCTCCTCCCACATCACCCACTCTTCATTTCCCCTActgcctctgcctcctctcctaCATCAatctctcccctccctcccatCTGCTCCTCCTTTCCACTCACCTTCCTCTCATCTTTCCCTCCTTacttctctccatccctctctcaGGTGAGAAGTGTCGGAGCTTCATTGACCTGGCGCCGGCATCCGAGCGAGGTGAGTAATGACCATCATTAGTGAGAGACCCCCCACCACCAACAATTCCACCCGCTGCTCCACTACTCTCCACCTCTTGGTGGCGCTGGGGATTTTCTTGTCAATAAGCAGTGTAACGGAACCATTATCTTGTGGTGCGTTTAGGGGTCCTGTGGCTCTCGGTGGTCTCAGAGATCCTCTTCATCGTGCTGCTGGTCGTCGGCTTCAGCCTCATGTGTTTGGATCTCTTCCACTCCAGTAACGTGATCGACGGACTGAAGCTCAACGCCTTCGCTGCAATCTTCACCGTCCTGTCAGgtgacacacagacactcatttacgcacacacactgagcttCTTCACTTTTCAAATGCGACCGAAGCCGCtcaggttctggttctgatgtTGGGGGTTTGCGGATGGTGTAGTCAACTCCTGGCAGAGATTCTTAAACCTCTTACACAAGATTCTCGACCCAActgaggctccgcccactgaccccgctgtgtgtgtgattaCTGACAGCGCTGTGCTTCAGAGGTGACggacactgaggacactggtGCCGGTCCAAGCCTGTTAATGGCctgggccgtgtgtgtgtgtgtgtgtgtgtttgtctgtgtcagGTCTACTGGGGATGGTCGCACACATGATGTACACTCAGGTGTTTCAGATCACCGTCAGCTTAGGCCCAGAAGACTGGAGACCTCATGACTGGGACTACAGCTGGTCCTTCTGGTCAGTCGAACGCAAACACACGCGTGCATGAACACACCAAAACCCACTGACTCCGCGTGCCTTGTCCTCCAGCCTGGCCTGGGGCTCCTTCACCTGCTGCATGGCGGCCTCGGTCACGACCCTGAACTCCTACACTAAGATTGTCATCGAGTTCCGTCACAAGAGGAAGATGTTCGAGGCGGGCCTGCGGGAGGACCGGGACTTCCTGGACCAGGAGGCCCTCCGCTACCTGCAGGACCGCACGCTGCAGTCCGTGTCCGGCACAGTGGAGGTCCACTCCAGCCAGGGGGACCGGGCCAGAGCCACACTGTTTATACCAGGTCCAGGACCGGGCAAAATGAGACCTGTGTTGACCTCGGGGGACCCTCGGCAGACCAGAGACCGTCTAGGGGAGGAGCAGTGCTAAGGGCCCGGCTCAGAGGACTGAAGACTTCCGAAATACAAGTGACAATATTAAGTCACTCGTGGCTCCTGGGGAAACAGTGGTTCACCCGGGGGAGACACCTCAGGGAAGGGATGAGATGTCCGCAGCAGAGAGCGGGGACCCCTGCTGGACAGTGGCGTAAAAGGACgaataaaacaacatgaaatatcAACACGTATTTTGTTTTACTTGTGATAAGTAGGTGAAGGACGGGACATCAGAGGAGTGGTGACATCATCCCCTGGTTGACAGCAATGTCGATGCTTTCATCTCGAAATGGacattgacctctgaccccagtgAAATACGACCTTTGTCGACGCACATATTCATGAACCGTATGCATCATAACGCATTGGCGCACACGTGCACAAACACGAAGACATATCAGGCACGTGGACATCAGCTCAGTAGCTTGTAATAGAACCATCACACCGGAGCTCCTTCACTGGTCATGCCGAT
The genomic region above belongs to Synchiropus splendidus isolate RoL2022-P1 chromosome 19, RoL_Sspl_1.0, whole genome shotgun sequence and contains:
- the gsg1l gene encoding germ cell-specific gene 1-like protein, coding for MKTTRKCRALLSVSLNFVALLCATTAFFTTYWCAGTQRVPKPTCSKLRRHNCIDYGVNETDQNKVHYSWETGDDRFLFRRFHTGIWYSCEENIHGPGEKCRSFIDLAPASERGVLWLSVVSEILFIVLLVVGFSLMCLDLFHSSNVIDGLKLNAFAAIFTVLSGLLGMVAHMMYTQVFQITVSLGPEDWRPHDWDYSWSFCLAWGSFTCCMAASVTTLNSYTKIVIEFRHKRKMFEAGLREDRDFLDQEALRYLQDRTLQSVSGTVEVHSSQGDRARATLFIPGPGPGKMRPVLTSGDPRQTRDRLGEEQC